In Marinobacterium sp. LSUCC0821, the DNA window CTAACAGCAATACCTTCCCTGCGTGGATAGCCAAAGAGGTACCAGAGCTTGGGCTGGAGTTGCCTTTCAAAGCGTTTGGTTCTGGTTACGCAAGCAAATAAAAAAACCGGGCTCAAGTAACCTTGGCCCGGTTTCATGCTTAGAACCGATCTTAGTCGCGAGCAACCCAGATCATGTTGTTCTCATGTTTAGATGTATCTTCACCAATCAGCACAACACCGTTACCAAGAGGCCATAGGTTGTCAGGGTTTGAGATACCTTCCGTAGAACACACTTTTCCTTCTGGCTTTCCAACAACCCAAGGGGTCATCTTAGATACGTTGAAGTTAGCATCTAGACCCATGTGGTAAACGATGCCACATTTGTTCTCGGTAACCTGGACGTCGCCTTTACCATCGCTCATACCTTTAGCAACTTCAGACATAGCCATGTAGAGATTTTTGCCTGCAGCATCTGCGCGCACGACTTCCATCTTACGGAATTCGTTTGATGCACCTTTAGCTGCAGCTGCTTTACGAGACTCGAGGAAGGCTACGCGATCATCTTTTGCATTACCTGCAGCCCAATCTGCGATCTCTTCATCAGAAATGAAACCACCCTTATCGTACTCAGCTACCCAAGTATCGATCTGAGCTTTTGTACCATGAGCCAGTTTAACCCACTCAATATTCAGTGATTCATCTTTGTTGGTTGAAGCTTTAGCAGCGTAAAGCGTACCTGCAGTTAGGTCTGCAGCTTTGTCAGCAACAAACTTAAAGAATACGGTATTGGTGCCATCATCAGACTGGTAAACCGTTTTCTGATCATTCATTACAGAAACGTTTTCGTGAGAGAAACGACCAAGTGTGGTCAACTTACGAGGTGTTGCTTTGCCTTTTGGATCAGTGATCTCAACGTTCCAACCTACACGGTATGGGTTAGTCTGAGTACCTGCATATTTATTGTAGGAAGCAACGCCATCCCACTCTTCAGCCTTAGGGTTAAACCAGTCTGCAGTGTTATCCCAGTAAAGCTCTTCAGATGAAATTGGTGTTCCCCATGGGCTTACAGAACCTGCACAGTTGATCCAAGTACCACCCACAGACGTGAAATCTAGCATCTCAACTTTCTTAGCGACCCAAGCGTTACCTTCACGCTTGATGAACATGCGGCTCATACCACCCGGTGTGTTTTCCCAGTTAGTGAATAGGTAGCCTTCAGTTTGAGCATCATTTGTTGGGATGAAACCGTTGAAGTCTGGATCATCAGAAGCTTCGTACTGTGAGCCATCTTTACGCTTAAGTAGGCCTAGACCATTCACACCTGACTGACCGATGATTCCGTAGTTACCACCAGCAACAGTTACAGTCTCTTTTGCCAAGCCCTGAGGTAGTTCAAGTTTCTGGCTGAAATCTGCGTTAGCAACGTAGCCTACAGTAGCAAGATTAATCGTCTTGTTATCGATCTCTGGGTGCTGCACGTTAAAGAATAGATCATCTTTAACCATCGCCATACCAGTTACTTCTGCACCAAGCGGCACAGTTGCGTAACGGTGAATTTCAACAGCGTTTGCAGTTGCGCTTGCTACAGCAAGAGCTAGAAGTGAATAACGAACAGATTTCATGGTTTTCTCCATTAGCCATTAATGTTGTCTGTTATGGAGAATTTAAGACGTGATTAGTTACAACTCCGTTACGGTAAAACGAAGAAATAATTAAAGCTCTGTTTCACTTTTGTGATCTGCTGACTTACCTAAATATTAGGGAGCCAAGCAGCTATCAAACTGATCAACCAATCCTGCGATGAAGGCCACATAGCCACCCGCTTGAACGTTTATACCTGATGCTAGCGGATCTAACTTACCTTCATTGATGTTCAAACCACGGGTAATTGCTTCAATTACTGCTGGGCTAAATTGAGGCTCTACAAATACACAGCTGATCTTATTCTCTTCTAATTGAGAACGAAGTTCGCTGAGGTGTTTTGCACCCGGTTTACGAGATGGGTCTAAGGTGAAGTAACCGACCTGGTTTAATCCAAAGTGGCTAACCAAGCCTTGATAAGCATCGTGGAAAACGAAAAACCCTATGGTTTTCTTGTCCGCTAGCTTCGCCTCGGACTCATTGTTTAACAATTCGACACTTTCAAGAAACTTAGCAAGGTTTTCTTCGATTTTATCAGCATCTTCTGGATATTTAGAAA includes these proteins:
- a CDS encoding alkaline phosphatase PhoX; translated protein: MKSVRYSLLALAVASATANAVEIHRYATVPLGAEVTGMAMVKDDLFFNVQHPEIDNKTINLATVGYVANADFSQKLELPQGLAKETVTVAGGNYGIIGQSGVNGLGLLKRKDGSQYEASDDPDFNGFIPTNDAQTEGYLFTNWENTPGGMSRMFIKREGNAWVAKKVEMLDFTSVGGTWINCAGSVSPWGTPISSEELYWDNTADWFNPKAEEWDGVASYNKYAGTQTNPYRVGWNVEITDPKGKATPRKLTTLGRFSHENVSVMNDQKTVYQSDDGTNTVFFKFVADKAADLTAGTLYAAKASTNKDESLNIEWVKLAHGTKAQIDTWVAEYDKGGFISDEEIADWAAGNAKDDRVAFLESRKAAAAKGASNEFRKMEVVRADAAGKNLYMAMSEVAKGMSDGKGDVQVTENKCGIVYHMGLDANFNVSKMTPWVVGKPEGKVCSTEGISNPDNLWPLGNGVVLIGEDTSKHENNMIWVARD